The nucleotide sequence ATCTCTTGACACTTCAAGCCCGGTGTATAGATCTTCTTTAATATCTTCAAGCCTTATATTTATACCCCGGATATTGCGTTCTTTCAATCTTTCGACATTTTTTAAAAACCAGACTGTCTTCGGCTCTTCCCGATCCAGATATGCCACCTGCACTCCCGGGCCAAAATCATGGATGGCATTCTCAAACCGTGTAATCATCAAAATGAGACCGTCCTTTTCATAGGTATCTCTTTCTTTTAATACTACCTCATCGCCGTCAATATTGAAGATAAAGGAAGGGGCAGCCCCATAGCTTGCCTGATATACATATGTGCCCCTATGGTTGAGGGGGTCATTCACCCGTATATCCTTTTCTTTAACTACCTTGTTGTCTTCAATAACCTCGATCCTGCTTACATAATCTTTTGGTTGGCCGCCAGGATAAAAACTAACCTTGAAATCCTTGCACCTGAGGGCAAAGCCCAGGGGTATCTCCTTATTACTCCTGCCCCGTATGGTCATGGCGCTTTTCGTCTCGCCTTTATTCAGGACAACAAACCCTTTATGCCCAAAGACAAGCCCGATGAGACTGCCTGCAAGTATTATGAGTATGCTTACATGGATTATATAGGTGCCGTAACGGGCAACAGCACCCTTTTCAAGCAATACCCCGCTTTCTTCCTCATGCACGGTTTTGTAGCCTGTCTTCAGTAAGTTTATTACATGCCCGGCAGAGGTTGTTTCTACAAAAAAATGCATGGGCATGGCCGATAAAGTGTGTTCGTCAGGCAGGTTTAAGGAGCCCTTTCGGGTTTTTAGAAAACGTTTAAATCTTCCAAACGTACAAAGTGTAAGGTTAATTGCAAAAAGCACGATGGCAGCGAGAAACCAGGGGCTGTGGTATACATCGTCAAGACCAAAGAAATGTATGACCCTGTATGTACCTTCAGAGTAGGCGGAAAGATACTCTTCAATGCCTGCTTT is from Pseudomonadota bacterium and encodes:
- a CDS encoding cytochrome c biogenesis protein ResB, which translates into the protein MGDNIYKLLASLKTAIFLLSFIAMTSISGTVIKQKAGIEEYLSAYSEGTYRVIHFFGLDDVYHSPWFLAAIVLFAINLTLCTFGRFKRFLKTRKGSLNLPDEHTLSAMPMHFFVETTSAGHVINLLKTGYKTVHEEESGVLLEKGAVARYGTYIIHVSILIILAGSLIGLVFGHKGFVVLNKGETKSAMTIRGRSNKEIPLGFALRCKDFKVSFYPGGQPKDYVSRIEVIEDNKVVKEKDIRVNDPLNHRGTYVYQASYGAAPSFIFNIDGDEVVLKERDTYEKDGLILMITRFENAIHDFGPGVQVAYLDREEPKTVWFLKNVERLKERNIRGINIRLEDIKEDLYTGLEVSRDPGVWIVWTGFASILFGLYINFFMYYRRIYIGKAPDGIIVAGHAFRNQDAFREEFEKMKGRVLSQ